Within the Vigna angularis cultivar LongXiaoDou No.4 chromosome 10, ASM1680809v1, whole genome shotgun sequence genome, the region CATTTTCATTCAATTCCATAACCCACAGCTAACAAACAATGGCTCAGCTCTCATATACCCCACACCCTTCTCAAGCGCTCTTGGCCATCGCACTCTTCCTCGTCTTCAGAggtaaatttaatttcttttatcaaattaacaaaatggGTGTTGGAGAATCATACATGGGAATAACGAAACTATGCCGTCGTGTTTTCAAATGCAGGGGTTTCAGGGGCAACCTTTACTTTCGTCAACAAGTGCGATTACACGGTGTGGCCAGGGATTTTAGGCACGCCGGAACTCGCAAGCACGGGCTTTGAACTCGCGAAGGGGGGTTCCAAAAGCTTCCAGGCTCCGACCGGTTGGTCCGGTAGATTCTGGGGCAGAACCGGTTGCCAGTTCGACAATTCCGGCCGCGGGACGTGCGCCACCGCCGACTGCGGTTCCGGAGAGGTCAACTGCAACGGTGCCGGAGCCTCCCCGCCGGCTACTCTCGCCGAGTTCACTCTCGGCACCGGTTCCATGGACTACTACGACGTGAGCCTCGTCGACGGCTATAATCTGCCCATGATGGTGGCGGCGAGAGGCGGGTCGGGGTCCTGCGCCACCACGGGGTGCGGCGAGGACCTCAATCGGCGTTGCCCATCGGAACTGAGGGTGGAGGGCGGCGACGCGTGTCAGAGCGCGTGCGGCGCGTTTGGGAAACCGGAGTATTGCTGCGACGGCGCGTTTGGTAACCCTTCGACTTGCAAGCCTTCTACTTACTCTGAAATTTTCAAGTCAGTATGTCCCAAAGCCTATAGTTACGCGTATGATGATGCCACTAGCACGTTCACGTGTTCTGGCGCCGACTACACAATAACATTTTGCCCCTCTTCTCCTAGGTAAACAAAGTAACAAAAACAACCTTAGTTTCGTTTAGTCCTATGTTTTATGCTTCTTACTTGTTGATTTGAATTCATGTAAGAGTAAGATGGATGATGATTGAGATTCGTTTTGCTGTTTTTGCAGTTTGAAGTCTTCAACAGATTCTAGTCCAAAGGGAACGGATTCTGGGTCTGGGAGTGTGACGGGGACAGGTTCGTCGGTGGAACAATCGGAATTGGCTTCTACTTCGTGGTTAGCCGACATGGCAACGGCGACAGGGGCTTCGACGCGAGCACGGCCTTTTGTGACTTCAAAGGTGTCTTTTTTGGTGGTTGTTGTTTTCATTCTTTGTCTTTTGGTGGGTCCATCTCTCTCCCAGTGATCTTTCTTCCTTCCCTTTCACAGAAACTCCATCCATACACATTTATCAGAAGAGAGTACTATGATGATGGCTAAATTCTATTTGTGTAAATTGAAAAGTAATGGTATAAGAAGCGTTTCAATCATTTCTTGGGGGTTATTTATTATTGCGTTGGTTAGGTTCCtctaatttcttttatcttggACCTTTAAAATTGGAGGGTAGGGTATAGAgagaattaatgatgaaaaccgTGGTGTCACTCAAGTCAAGTTAGTGGATTTTGAGGCCCATCGTCAACTTTTAAATAAgaatacaacaaaaatctaatcAACCATACCACCCAagataactaaataaatataagaacaaacaaaattggttcacttatttatttcaaatgCTACCACCACATATGAATCCAATCTTTTCACGGAATATATAGATATTGCAATAAATCTCTTGCAACATAAGTTCTTTAAGTCACTAGATAATTCATTAAGAACCCTTCTAAAATGTAAGTTTGTTCGGGATCAACGACATTTGatataaaaacatattcaaGATAATCTCGATGATATTTAAAAGATAACtatattgttatttaaataagaaagtcataaataaaaattaattaagccagtttttttattatttttca harbors:
- the LOC108321256 gene encoding thaumatin-like protein 1 encodes the protein MAQLSYTPHPSQALLAIALFLVFRGVSGATFTFVNKCDYTVWPGILGTPELASTGFELAKGGSKSFQAPTGWSGRFWGRTGCQFDNSGRGTCATADCGSGEVNCNGAGASPPATLAEFTLGTGSMDYYDVSLVDGYNLPMMVAARGGSGSCATTGCGEDLNRRCPSELRVEGGDACQSACGAFGKPEYCCDGAFGNPSTCKPSTYSEIFKSVCPKAYSYAYDDATSTFTCSGADYTITFCPSSPSLKSSTDSSPKGTDSGSGSVTGTGSSVEQSELASTSWLADMATATGASTRARPFVTSKVSFLVVVVFILCLLVGPSLSQ